One region of Cobetia sp. cqz5-12 genomic DNA includes:
- a CDS encoding leucyl aminopeptidase, which translates to MEFPVVTANPAQLETACIVVPVIEGDLTGAAARLDDASEKLISQLIERGDFKPELGNTLLVPFAPGLGAQRLLLAGFGSEEKLDESRYKRGLDAAMTALLKLPIEDAAFAGLELNLELREADWMARMIAESALRTAYRFTEMKSKPGEPVSLTRLSVVSADKQRQAELEAGLRVGAAIGMGVNEARTLGNLPGNICTPRYLGERAEQLGAASDGALKVTVLGEEELEELGALSLLSVGRGSEEPSRLIVMEYRGAEDENEAPHVLVGKGITFDTGGISLKPGAGMDEMKYDMGGAASVFGTMRTVLELKPKLNVVAIVASAENMPDGRATKPGDIIKTLKGLTVEVLNTDAEGRLVLCDALTYAERFEPASVVDIATLTGACVIALGNHATGLISNDDDLALDLLDAGEEAWDRAWHMPLWDEYQAQLDSNFADIANIGGREAGMITAGCFLSRFADTFPWAHLDIAGTAWMSGKQKGASGRPVGLLTQYLLDREAELSAPQEETV; encoded by the coding sequence ATGGAATTTCCTGTAGTCACTGCCAATCCGGCCCAGCTTGAAACCGCCTGCATCGTGGTACCTGTCATCGAGGGCGACCTCACCGGTGCTGCGGCACGACTCGACGATGCCAGCGAGAAGCTGATTTCCCAGCTGATCGAGCGCGGCGACTTCAAGCCCGAGCTCGGCAATACCCTGCTGGTGCCCTTCGCTCCGGGCCTCGGCGCTCAGCGCCTGCTGCTGGCCGGTTTCGGCAGTGAGGAAAAGCTCGACGAAAGCCGTTACAAGCGTGGTCTCGACGCCGCCATGACCGCCCTGCTCAAGCTGCCCATCGAAGATGCGGCCTTCGCTGGCCTCGAACTGAATCTCGAGCTGCGTGAGGCTGACTGGATGGCGCGCATGATCGCCGAGAGCGCGCTGCGTACCGCCTATCGCTTCACCGAGATGAAGAGCAAGCCAGGCGAGCCCGTCTCTCTGACCCGCCTGAGCGTGGTTAGTGCCGACAAGCAGCGCCAGGCCGAACTGGAAGCCGGCCTGCGCGTCGGTGCTGCCATCGGCATGGGCGTCAATGAAGCGCGCACGCTGGGCAATCTGCCGGGCAACATCTGCACGCCGCGCTACCTGGGCGAGCGTGCCGAGCAACTGGGTGCCGCCTCGGATGGCGCCCTGAAAGTGACCGTGCTCGGCGAGGAAGAGCTCGAGGAGCTCGGCGCCCTGTCCCTGCTGTCGGTCGGCCGCGGCAGTGAAGAGCCGAGCCGCCTGATCGTGATGGAATACCGCGGCGCGGAAGACGAGAACGAAGCTCCGCACGTGCTGGTCGGCAAGGGCATCACCTTCGATACCGGCGGCATCTCGCTCAAGCCGGGCGCCGGCATGGACGAGATGAAGTACGACATGGGCGGCGCGGCCAGCGTGTTCGGTACCATGCGCACCGTGCTGGAACTCAAGCCGAAGCTCAACGTGGTGGCCATCGTAGCCAGCGCCGAGAACATGCCGGACGGCCGCGCCACCAAGCCGGGCGACATCATCAAGACCCTGAAGGGCCTTACCGTCGAAGTCCTCAATACCGACGCCGAAGGCCGTCTGGTGCTGTGTGATGCGCTGACCTACGCCGAGCGCTTCGAGCCGGCCAGCGTCGTCGACATCGCCACCCTGACCGGCGCCTGCGTCATCGCGCTGGGCAATCACGCCACCGGCCTGATCTCCAACGACGATGACCTGGCACTCGACCTGCTCGACGCCGGCGAAGAAGCCTGGGACCGCGCCTGGCACATGCCGCTGTGGGACGAGTATCAGGCACAGCTGGATTCCAACTTCGCCGACATCGCCAACATCGGCGGCCGGGAAGCCGGCATGATCACCGCAGGTTGCTTCCTGTCCCGCTTCGCGGACACCTTCCCGTGGGCACATCTGGACATCGCCGGCACCGCCTGGATGTCCGGCAAGCAGAAAGGCGCCAGCGGCCGCCCGGTGGGCCTGCTGACCCAATACCTGCTGGATCGCGAAGCGGAAC